From Pan paniscus chromosome 6, NHGRI_mPanPan1-v2.0_pri, whole genome shotgun sequence, one genomic window encodes:
- the LOC134730723 gene encoding uncharacterized protein LOC134730723 → MMLAQWLLVDSEPPLLSEASSPMLSSKPFSLWASRKAPEWPLLCRGSPWLLPSTPELLATLVGSTHRPLGLCRGLGAVKEYSHSNLLHLVHEDLLPVVNVGRPPRQDGLNLPLEARVQQGGQHKLLAVEELVELTVGAELLGQPLSQLDGCAPLPDTLLLKVCVNLLQEDVQVAQLGQHLAQRGLCRTCLADRHLEGLQELAEAVCRAPECGRQGNTSLPQLVPALVLLKGLLLLHQPLQQVVGRDPVVQELLKGLVG, encoded by the coding sequence ATGATGCTGGCCCAGTGGCTCTTGGTGGACAGCGAGCCCCCGCTTCTCTCAGAGGCCAGCAGCCCCATGCTCTCCAGCAAGCCCTTCTCCCTCTGGGCCAGCAGGAAGGCCCCAGAGTGGCCGCTGCTCTGCAGAGGCTCCCCCTGGCTTCTCCCCTCCACCCCGGAGCTCTTGGCTACCCTGGTGGGGTCCACGCACAGACCCCTGGGGCTTTGCAGGGGGCTTGGGGCGGTCAAAGAGTATTCACACTCTAATCTCCTTCACCTTGTACACGAGGACTTGCTTCCAGTGGTCAATGTCGGTCGGCCCCCACggcaggatggcctcaatcttcCCCTTGAAGCAAGGGTCCAGCAAGGTGGCCAGCACAAACTCCTCGCGGTAGAAGAGCTTGTTGAGCTGACAGTCGGTGCAGAGCTGCTGGGCCAACCCCTCAGCCAGCTGGATGGCTGCGCCCCTCTCCCCGACACTCTGCTCCTGAAAGTGTGTGTGAACCTGCTCCAGGAAGATGTGCAGGTAGCGCAGCTGGGGCAGCACCTGGCTCAGAGAGGCCTGTGCCGCACTTGCCTCGCGGACCGCCATCTGGAAGGGCTACAGGAGCTTGCTGAGGCTGTCTGCCGGGCTCCAGAATGTGGCCGACAAGGCAACACCAGCCTTCCCCAGCTGGTGCCTGCCCTTGTACTCTTGAAGGGGCTGCTGCTGCTCCACCAGCCACTCCAGCAGGTGGTAGGCCGAGACCCAGTGGTCCAAGAGCTCCTCAAAGGGCTGGTGGGCTAG